The proteins below are encoded in one region of Paraburkholderia aromaticivorans:
- a CDS encoding putative quinol monooxygenase: MVKLALYVRLEAKPGKEKEVEAFLLGGLPLVEEEPGTVAWFGLKLGPSTFGIFDAFPDEAGRDAHLNGKVAAALMAKAGDLFASPPTIEKVDVLAAKLPG; the protein is encoded by the coding sequence ATGGTCAAACTCGCACTGTACGTTCGTCTCGAAGCCAAGCCCGGCAAGGAAAAAGAAGTCGAAGCGTTTCTGCTTGGCGGCTTGCCGCTCGTCGAGGAGGAGCCGGGCACCGTCGCGTGGTTCGGTTTGAAGCTGGGGCCGTCCACCTTCGGTATCTTCGACGCCTTTCCGGATGAAGCCGGCCGCGACGCGCACCTGAACGGCAAGGTGGCGGCCGCGTTGATGGCGAAGGCCGGCGACCTGTTCGCCTCTCCGCCCACGATCGAAAAGGTCGATGTGCTGGCGGCCAAGTTGCCGGGCTGA
- a CDS encoding sensor domain-containing diguanylate cyclase, whose translation MLDILPRGPAPANDDSEMFELAPVSLWLEDFSGVRTLFDTWRADGVTDLRAHFAANPGCVAECAHSIRVIKVNQKTLTQFEAADFEALTGNLASVFRDDMLKTHLEELCQLWAGQSQFTSQTVNYTLGGRRLDVLLKGAVLPGHEARWDRVLVSVEDITELEGARHRVTLAEQYVRGLFEYSPVSLWVEDFSAVKRLLDEARAAGINDFRVFTDVHPEFVERCMQEIHVLDVNQHTLDMFAAKDKKTLLSHLADVFRDDMRPHFREQLVDLWDGKLFQQREVLNYSLDGSEVHVHLQFSVLPGHEKSWDLVLVALTDITARKKAEAYLEFLGKHDVLTKLRNRSFYVDELNRLERKGPWPVTIIVADLNGLKRVNDQLGHAAGDALLRRAGEVLAKATETPFHAARIGGDEFAILMPDTDERGGAAMVDAIRQLVELNNQFYPGSPLSFSMGAATCQRGDRLEAGVQRADLLMYEEKRATYASQPAGDPAGR comes from the coding sequence ATGCTGGATATCCTCCCGCGCGGCCCCGCGCCCGCCAACGACGATTCCGAGATGTTCGAACTCGCGCCCGTCTCGCTCTGGCTCGAAGACTTCAGCGGCGTGCGCACCTTGTTCGATACATGGCGGGCAGACGGCGTGACCGATCTGCGCGCGCATTTCGCCGCGAATCCGGGCTGCGTCGCGGAATGCGCGCACAGCATCCGCGTCATCAAGGTCAATCAGAAGACCCTGACGCAATTCGAGGCCGCCGATTTCGAGGCGCTCACCGGCAATCTCGCCTCGGTGTTCCGCGACGACATGCTCAAGACGCACCTGGAAGAGTTATGCCAGTTGTGGGCCGGGCAATCGCAGTTCACCAGCCAGACGGTCAACTACACGCTCGGCGGACGACGCCTCGACGTGCTGCTCAAGGGCGCCGTGCTGCCCGGCCACGAGGCGCGCTGGGACCGCGTGCTGGTGTCGGTCGAGGACATTACGGAACTGGAAGGCGCGCGGCATCGCGTGACGCTTGCCGAGCAGTATGTGCGCGGCCTGTTCGAGTATTCGCCGGTGTCGCTCTGGGTGGAGGATTTCAGCGCGGTCAAGCGTCTGCTCGACGAAGCGCGTGCGGCCGGCATCAACGATTTCCGCGTGTTCACCGACGTGCATCCCGAGTTCGTCGAGCGCTGCATGCAGGAAATCCACGTGCTCGACGTGAACCAGCACACGCTCGACATGTTCGCGGCGAAAGACAAGAAAACGCTGCTGTCGCATCTCGCCGACGTGTTCCGCGACGACATGCGTCCGCATTTCCGCGAGCAGCTGGTCGATCTGTGGGACGGCAAGCTGTTCCAGCAGCGCGAAGTGCTCAACTATTCGCTCGACGGCAGCGAGGTGCACGTGCACTTGCAGTTTTCCGTGCTGCCGGGGCATGAGAAGAGCTGGGATCTGGTGCTGGTGGCGCTCACGGACATCACGGCGCGCAAGAAGGCCGAAGCCTACCTTGAGTTCCTCGGCAAGCACGACGTGCTGACCAAACTGCGCAACCGCTCGTTCTACGTGGACGAACTGAACCGGCTCGAACGCAAGGGCCCGTGGCCCGTGACGATCATCGTGGCCGATCTGAACGGTTTGAAACGCGTGAACGATCAGCTCGGCCACGCGGCGGGCGACGCGCTGTTGCGGCGTGCCGGCGAGGTGCTCGCCAAAGCGACCGAGACGCCGTTTCATGCGGCGCGCATCGGCGGCGACGAGTTCGCGATCCTGATGCCGGACACCGACGAGCGCGGCGGTGCCGCGATGGTCGATGCGATCCGGCAACTGGTGGAGCTGAACAATCAGTTTTATCCGGGCTCGCCGCTCAGTTTCTCGATGGGCGCGGCCACCTGCCAGCGCGGCGACCGGCTCGAAGCGGGCGTGCAGCGCGCCGATCTGCTGATGTACGAGGAAAAGCGCGCGACCTACGCGAGCCAGCCGGCGGGCGACCCGGCGGGCCGCTGA
- a CDS encoding UxaA family hydrolase: MSVIDLDTTFRGYRRDNGRVGVRNHVIILPVDDLSNAAAQAVENNIKGTMALPHPYGRLQFGADLDLHFRTLIGAGSNPNVAAVIVIGIEEGWTKRVVDGIAKTGKPVMGFGIELHGDHDTIMRASKAAKEMVQYATSLDREECPISDLWVSTKCGESDTTSGCGANPTVGNAFDKLYGLGTTLVFGETSELTGGEQIVAARCANDGVRERFQFMFDRYQDMINRWKTDDLSESQPTKGNIAGGLTTIEEKALGNIQKIGKKCMVDGVLDKAEEPTHAGLWFMDSSSAAAEMVTLCAASGFAVHFFPTGQGNVIGNPIVPVIKICANPRTVRTMGEHIDVDVTGILQREQNLDQSGDKLLECMMATINGRFTAAEALGHREFVLTRLFESA, from the coding sequence ATGAGCGTGATTGACCTGGATACGACTTTCCGCGGCTATCGTCGCGACAATGGCCGCGTTGGCGTACGCAACCACGTGATCATCCTGCCGGTCGACGATCTGTCGAACGCCGCGGCGCAAGCCGTCGAGAACAACATCAAGGGCACCATGGCGCTGCCGCACCCGTATGGGCGGCTACAGTTCGGCGCCGACCTTGATCTGCACTTTCGCACGCTGATCGGCGCGGGCAGCAATCCGAACGTCGCGGCGGTGATCGTGATCGGCATCGAGGAAGGCTGGACCAAGCGCGTGGTGGACGGCATTGCGAAAACCGGCAAGCCGGTGATGGGCTTCGGCATCGAACTGCACGGCGATCACGACACCATCATGCGCGCCTCGAAAGCGGCCAAGGAAATGGTGCAGTACGCTACGTCGCTCGATCGCGAGGAATGTCCGATCTCGGATCTGTGGGTCTCCACCAAATGCGGCGAGTCGGATACGACCTCGGGCTGCGGCGCCAATCCGACCGTCGGCAATGCTTTCGACAAGCTGTACGGACTCGGCACCACGCTCGTGTTCGGCGAGACGTCGGAATTGACCGGCGGCGAGCAGATCGTGGCCGCGCGCTGCGCCAACGACGGCGTGCGCGAGCGTTTCCAGTTCATGTTCGACCGCTATCAGGACATGATCAACCGCTGGAAAACGGACGACCTTTCCGAGTCGCAACCGACCAAGGGCAATATCGCCGGCGGCCTGACGACCATCGAGGAAAAGGCGCTCGGCAACATCCAGAAGATCGGCAAGAAGTGCATGGTGGACGGCGTGCTCGACAAAGCCGAGGAACCGACGCATGCCGGTCTGTGGTTCATGGATTCGTCGTCGGCGGCGGCCGAGATGGTGACGTTGTGCGCGGCGTCCGGCTTCGCGGTGCACTTCTTCCCGACGGGGCAGGGCAACGTGATCGGCAATCCGATCGTGCCGGTCATCAAGATCTGTGCGAACCCGCGTACGGTGCGCACCATGGGCGAGCATATCGACGTCGACGTGACCGGCATCCTGCAGCGCGAACAGAACCTTGATCAGAGCGGCGACAAATTGCTCGAATGCATGATGGCCACGATCAACGGCCGCTTTACCGCGGCGGAAGCGCTCGGTCATCGCGAGTTCGTGCTGACGCGGCTGTTCGAAAGCGCCTGA
- a CDS encoding 2-hydroxyacid dehydrogenase, with product MKPSLLVLIHLNDASRAKIEAAFDVVYAPDAAGRAAALDAHGKTIRAVLTNGTTGLAAADIDRMPQLELVSAMGAGYENLAVDHARSREIVLVNGAGTNDHCVADHAFALLLAVVRDVPQLDQATREGVWRDTLPMRPNVSGKRLGIVGLGNIGEKVARRGTGFEMEIGYHNRKPREGSPHQYFDSVERLARWSDFLIVATPGGAGTRHLIGAAVFEALGSHGFVVNVSRGSVLDTAALAQALTTGTIAGAALDVYESEPNPPEALLTLRNVVLTPHVGGRSPEAITASVDNFLSNASRHFAGEAVLTPI from the coding sequence ATGAAGCCATCCCTACTGGTTCTGATCCACCTCAACGATGCAAGCCGCGCGAAGATCGAGGCCGCGTTCGACGTCGTCTATGCGCCCGACGCCGCCGGGCGAGCCGCCGCGCTCGACGCGCACGGCAAGACGATTCGCGCCGTGCTGACCAACGGCACGACCGGGCTCGCCGCCGCGGACATCGACCGCATGCCGCAACTCGAACTGGTCAGCGCGATGGGCGCGGGCTATGAAAACCTCGCCGTCGACCACGCCCGCTCGCGCGAAATCGTGCTCGTCAACGGCGCGGGCACCAACGATCATTGCGTGGCCGATCATGCGTTCGCCTTGCTGCTCGCGGTGGTGCGCGACGTGCCGCAACTCGATCAGGCCACGCGCGAGGGCGTCTGGCGCGACACCTTGCCGATGCGCCCGAATGTCTCCGGCAAGCGCCTCGGCATTGTCGGGCTCGGCAATATCGGCGAGAAGGTCGCGCGGCGCGGCACGGGCTTCGAGATGGAAATCGGCTATCACAACCGTAAGCCGCGCGAAGGCTCGCCGCATCAGTACTTCGACAGCGTGGAAAGGCTCGCGCGCTGGAGCGACTTTTTGATCGTCGCAACGCCGGGCGGTGCGGGTACGCGTCATCTGATCGGCGCGGCGGTGTTCGAGGCGCTCGGTTCTCACGGCTTCGTGGTCAACGTCTCGCGCGGCAGCGTGCTCGACACGGCGGCACTCGCGCAGGCGCTCACAACAGGGACGATTGCCGGCGCGGCGCTCGACGTCTACGAGAGCGAGCCCAATCCGCCCGAAGCCTTGCTGACACTGCGCAACGTCGTGTTGACGCCTCACGTGGGCGGCCGCTCACCGGAAGCGATCACGGCCTCGGTCGACAACTTCTTGAGCAACGCCAGCCGGCATTTTGCGGGAGAAGCGGTATTGACGCCGATCTGA
- a CDS encoding UxaA family hydrolase encodes MSNPTADIKGTAAAGASPERKTIHIVLHEAKDTVGVAVVEGIKAGTQLNAWIMDDDEIVTFPAKQDIPIGHKVALKDMAVGDTVFKYGVDIGKVVAPISAGEHAHVHNIKTKRW; translated from the coding sequence ATGAGCAATCCCACGGCAGACATCAAGGGCACCGCGGCAGCGGGCGCGTCGCCCGAACGCAAGACGATTCACATCGTGTTGCACGAGGCGAAAGACACGGTCGGTGTGGCGGTCGTCGAGGGCATCAAGGCGGGAACGCAACTCAATGCGTGGATCATGGACGACGACGAGATCGTGACCTTCCCGGCCAAACAGGACATTCCGATCGGTCACAAGGTGGCGCTCAAGGACATGGCGGTGGGTGACACGGTGTTCAAGTACGGCGTCGATATCGGCAAGGTGGTCGCGCCGATCAGCGCCGGCGAACACGCCCACGTGCACAACATCAAGACGAAGCGCTGGTAA
- a CDS encoding Ldh family oxidoreductase gives MARLSPDALTTLAVDSLRRAGALPATAESTARALVYADLRGLSSHGVSRLPMYCAQLRNGRVDPAAQATIVADRGAAVLIDGADGLAYPACDLAVATLAERTKQFGSAVAGVKRSHHFGVGAAHLAALGAAGMVALAFSNSPAAMPAWGGRRALFGTNPIAAVFPRRKGEPLVIDLALSQIARGKIALAARDGKPIPEGWATTRDGQPTTDARAALDGMMLPFGGAKGAMLALVVELLAAALTGANFGYEAGSFLTEEGERSRIGHLFWAIDPGALAGDETYLLRVETLIDMMLMDDDVRLPGDRREHLADTARKDGVEIPDALIAQLEGRA, from the coding sequence ATGGCCCGACTGTCCCCCGACGCGCTCACCACGCTTGCCGTCGATTCTCTGCGCCGCGCGGGCGCGTTGCCGGCCACGGCCGAATCCACGGCACGCGCGCTGGTCTATGCCGATCTGCGCGGTTTGTCGTCGCACGGCGTATCGCGTCTGCCGATGTATTGCGCGCAGTTGCGCAACGGCCGCGTCGACCCCGCCGCGCAAGCGACGATCGTGGCGGATCGCGGCGCGGCGGTGCTCATCGACGGCGCGGACGGTTTGGCCTATCCCGCGTGCGACCTTGCGGTCGCCACGCTGGCCGAGCGCACGAAGCAATTCGGCAGCGCGGTCGCGGGCGTGAAGCGCAGCCACCATTTCGGGGTGGGCGCCGCCCATCTGGCCGCGCTCGGCGCGGCGGGCATGGTCGCGCTTGCGTTCAGCAATTCACCGGCGGCGATGCCCGCGTGGGGCGGCCGGCGCGCCCTGTTCGGGACCAACCCGATCGCCGCCGTGTTCCCGCGCCGCAAGGGCGAGCCGCTCGTGATCGACCTCGCGCTGTCGCAGATCGCGCGCGGCAAGATCGCGCTGGCCGCGCGCGACGGCAAGCCGATTCCCGAAGGCTGGGCGACCACCCGCGACGGCCAGCCGACCACCGACGCCCGCGCTGCCCTCGACGGCATGATGCTGCCGTTCGGCGGTGCCAAAGGCGCGATGCTGGCACTGGTCGTCGAACTGCTGGCGGCGGCCCTGACGGGCGCGAACTTCGGCTACGAAGCCGGCTCCTTTCTGACCGAAGAGGGGGAGCGCTCGCGCATCGGCCATCTGTTCTGGGCGATCGATCCAGGCGCGCTCGCCGGCGACGAAACCTATCTGTTGCGCGTGGAGACGCTGATCGACATGATGCTCATGGACGACGACGTGCGCTTGCCCGGCGATCGAAGGGAGCATCTCGCGGACACAGCGCGAAAAGACGGCGTGGAGATTCCAGACGCTTTGATCGCACAACTCGAAGGCCGCGCTTAG
- the dctA gene encoding C4-dicarboxylate transporter DctA — MRVLKHLYVQVLIGLAAGILVGYFAPAFGVEMKPLGDTFIRLIKMLITLVIFCTVSVGIARMESLKQVGRVGFKTLLYFEVVTTIALVIGLVVANVLHPGAGLNIDPATLDAHAMTHYVADAHSASSSFFDLLVPNSVVGAFARGDLLQVLLFSVLFGIALSIMSQRSRLLMRGIEQFGDTLMRIVEMIMRLAPLGAFGAIAFTVGKYGIGTLQQLGLLILCFYITSILFVVVVLGAAARWAGVGLWPLLRYFREELLIVLGTSTTESVLPRLMEKLERMGCPRAIVGLVLPTGYSFNLDGAAIYLTMTSLFIAQATNTHLSLMQQLGLLAILMLTSKGGAGVAGAALVALTATLSTHNIIPVAGITLILGVDRVLNEIRALTNMIGNVVATLVVARWEGAFDARAAREFLAAPREVRDQVQPQAQPKPQAQPSSTQPGLEERHPAAGTTLLEKGG, encoded by the coding sequence TTGCGCGTGCTCAAACATCTCTACGTGCAGGTCCTGATCGGGCTTGCGGCCGGAATTCTCGTCGGTTACTTCGCGCCTGCGTTCGGCGTCGAAATGAAACCGCTCGGCGATACCTTCATCCGTCTCATCAAGATGCTGATCACGCTGGTGATCTTCTGCACCGTGTCGGTCGGCATCGCGCGGATGGAAAGCCTGAAGCAGGTCGGCCGCGTCGGCTTCAAAACATTGCTTTACTTCGAGGTGGTGACCACCATCGCGCTCGTGATCGGGCTGGTCGTGGCGAACGTGCTGCATCCCGGCGCGGGGCTGAACATCGATCCGGCCACGCTCGACGCGCACGCCATGACGCACTACGTGGCGGACGCGCATTCGGCGTCGTCGAGCTTCTTCGATCTGCTCGTGCCGAATTCGGTCGTCGGCGCATTTGCACGCGGCGATCTATTGCAAGTGCTGCTGTTCTCGGTGCTGTTCGGCATCGCGCTGTCGATCATGTCGCAGCGCAGCCGCTTGCTCATGCGCGGCATCGAACAGTTCGGCGACACGCTCATGCGCATCGTCGAGATGATCATGCGGCTCGCGCCGCTCGGCGCATTCGGCGCGATCGCCTTCACGGTCGGCAAATACGGTATCGGCACCTTGCAGCAGCTCGGTCTGCTGATTCTTTGTTTCTACATCACCAGCATCCTGTTCGTCGTCGTCGTGCTCGGTGCGGCGGCGCGCTGGGCGGGCGTCGGACTCTGGCCGCTCTTGCGCTACTTCCGCGAGGAACTGCTGATCGTGCTGGGCACGTCCACCACGGAATCCGTGCTGCCGCGCCTGATGGAGAAGCTCGAACGCATGGGCTGCCCGCGGGCGATCGTCGGGCTCGTGCTGCCCACGGGCTATTCGTTCAACCTCGACGGCGCCGCGATTTATCTGACGATGACCTCGCTCTTCATCGCGCAGGCCACCAACACGCATCTCTCGCTGATGCAGCAACTGGGTCTATTGGCGATTCTGATGCTGACGTCGAAGGGTGGCGCGGGCGTGGCGGGCGCGGCGCTGGTTGCGTTGACGGCGACGCTGTCCACGCACAACATCATTCCCGTGGCGGGCATCACGCTGATTCTCGGCGTCGATCGCGTGCTGAACGAAATCCGCGCGCTGACCAATATGATCGGCAACGTGGTGGCGACGCTGGTGGTCGCGCGCTGGGAAGGTGCTTTCGATGCGCGGGCGGCAAGGGAATTCCTCGCGGCTCCGCGCGAAGTGCGGGATCAGGTGCAGCCGCAGGCTCAGCCGAAACCGCAGGCTCAGCCGTCGTCGACTCAACCTGGTCTCGAGGAAAGACACCCGGCTGCCGGCACGACGCTGCTGGAAAAGGGCGGTTAA
- a CDS encoding VOC family protein: MLSHVFIGIGDFERACGFYGALMGTLDLRLKFRDPDACWAGWMAADAPRPLFVIGKPYDGQSASAGNGQMIALLAADRVTVDRAHAAALAHGGTCEGPPGLRPQYHANYYGAYFRDPDGNKLCVCCHEPETPATPTRS, translated from the coding sequence ATGCTTTCCCACGTTTTTATCGGTATCGGCGATTTCGAGCGCGCTTGCGGCTTTTACGGTGCGCTGATGGGCACGCTCGATCTGCGGCTCAAGTTCCGCGATCCGGACGCGTGCTGGGCCGGCTGGATGGCGGCGGATGCGCCGCGCCCGCTGTTCGTGATCGGCAAGCCTTACGACGGCCAATCTGCGTCGGCCGGCAACGGTCAGATGATCGCCCTGCTCGCCGCCGACCGCGTCACGGTCGATCGCGCGCACGCCGCGGCGCTTGCCCACGGCGGCACGTGCGAGGGGCCGCCGGGTTTGCGTCCGCAGTATCACGCGAACTATTACGGCGCGTACTTTCGCGATCCGGACGGCAACAAGCTCTGCGTGTGCTGTCACGAACCGGAAACCCCGGCCACCCCGACCAGATCTTAA
- a CDS encoding molybdopterin-dependent oxidoreductase produces the protein MEHHARTQDERLDIKTTTCYMCACRCGIRVHLREGEVRYIDGNPEHPLNQGVICAKGASGIMKQYSPARLTQPLMRKPGAERGSAQFEPVSWEHAFDVLEKRLGEIRATDPKKFALFTGRDQMQALTGLFAKQFGTPNYAAHGGFCSSNMAAGMIYTIGGSFWEFGGPDLDSAKLFFMIGTAEDHHSNPLKIALSKFKRAGGRFIAINPIRTGYAAIADEWVPIKPGTDGALFMAFLHELIAADAWDHEFVRRYTNAAELVDLDEASENFGLFVRDPERPAGNPLFPQNHLWWDADAARAVPHHTAGVNPALNGRYTLEDGTPVTPSFALLRERVADCTPEWAAGITGISADTIRRLAGEMIQTSRAHRITLPIRWTDAWGETHETVTGNPVAFHAMRGLAAHSNGFQSIRALAVLMSLLGTIDTPGGFRHKSPFPRAVPPSAKPPNSPDAVKPNTPLATGPLGWPAAPEDLFIDEQGGPVRIDKAFSWEYPLAVHGLMHSVITNAWRGDPYPIDTLMIFMANMAWNSSMNTMKVREMLVDKHASGEYKIPFLVVCDAFQSEMTAFADLILPDTTYLERHDAMSMLDRPISEFDGPVDSVRVPVVPPTGECKPFQEVLIELASRLKFPAFTTAEGARRYRDYPDFVVNFTTSPDSGVGFLIGWRGKDGDKALVGEPNPKQWEQYAKNNCVFHYPLPETLQYMRNCNGPYLEWAVKHGFRKFREPILIQLYSDVMQKFRLAAQGRRSGRQPPDYLRARVEKYFDPLPFWYAPLESAATDLDKFPLAAVTQRPMAMYHSWDSQNAWLRQIHGENYLYMNPLMAAENGIADGGWIYAESQWGRVRCMARFSETVEPGTVWTWNAIGKASGAWSLGPGANESQRGFLLNHLITDELPNRADDVARRMSNSDPVTGQAAWYDVRVRIYPAEADARHTLPQFAAMPAVPGENGVISRIVQTYFAGRGEFAARLRGATGRK, from the coding sequence ATGGAACATCACGCTCGCACGCAGGACGAACGGCTCGACATCAAGACGACCACCTGCTACATGTGCGCCTGCCGTTGCGGCATTCGGGTGCATCTGCGCGAAGGCGAGGTGCGCTATATCGACGGCAATCCGGAGCATCCGCTCAACCAGGGCGTGATTTGCGCGAAGGGCGCCTCCGGCATCATGAAGCAGTACTCGCCCGCGCGCCTCACTCAACCGTTGATGCGCAAGCCGGGCGCGGAGCGCGGCAGCGCGCAGTTCGAGCCGGTGTCGTGGGAGCACGCTTTCGACGTGCTCGAAAAGCGCCTCGGCGAGATTCGCGCCACCGATCCGAAAAAATTCGCACTCTTCACCGGCCGCGACCAGATGCAGGCGCTGACCGGACTGTTCGCCAAACAGTTCGGTACGCCTAATTATGCGGCGCATGGTGGCTTCTGCTCGTCCAACATGGCGGCCGGCATGATCTATACGATCGGCGGCTCGTTCTGGGAATTCGGCGGGCCGGACCTCGACAGCGCCAAGCTCTTCTTCATGATCGGCACGGCGGAAGATCATCATTCGAATCCGCTCAAGATCGCTCTTTCGAAGTTCAAGCGCGCGGGCGGCCGGTTCATCGCGATCAATCCGATCCGCACCGGTTACGCGGCGATCGCCGACGAATGGGTGCCGATCAAACCCGGCACCGATGGCGCGCTGTTCATGGCGTTTCTGCACGAACTGATTGCCGCCGACGCGTGGGATCACGAGTTCGTGCGCCGCTACACCAACGCGGCGGAACTCGTCGATCTCGACGAAGCCAGCGAAAACTTCGGCCTGTTCGTGCGCGACCCCGAGCGGCCGGCCGGCAATCCGCTATTTCCGCAGAATCATCTCTGGTGGGACGCCGACGCCGCGCGTGCCGTGCCGCATCACACGGCCGGCGTCAATCCCGCGCTCAATGGCCGCTATACGCTTGAGGACGGCACGCCCGTTACGCCGTCGTTCGCCTTGCTACGCGAACGCGTGGCCGATTGCACGCCCGAATGGGCCGCAGGCATCACCGGCATTTCCGCCGACACGATTCGCCGCCTCGCCGGTGAAATGATCCAGACGAGCCGCGCTCATCGCATCACCTTGCCGATCCGTTGGACCGACGCGTGGGGTGAGACGCACGAAACGGTCACCGGCAACCCAGTCGCCTTCCACGCCATGCGCGGCCTCGCGGCGCACTCCAACGGCTTCCAGTCGATCCGCGCGCTGGCCGTGCTGATGTCGCTGCTCGGCACGATCGACACGCCTGGTGGCTTTCGTCACAAGTCGCCGTTTCCGCGCGCCGTGCCGCCGTCGGCAAAACCGCCGAACAGTCCCGACGCCGTCAAGCCGAACACGCCGCTTGCCACCGGTCCGCTCGGCTGGCCCGCCGCGCCCGAGGACCTGTTCATCGACGAACAGGGCGGGCCGGTGCGGATCGACAAGGCCTTCTCGTGGGAATATCCGCTGGCCGTGCATGGCCTGATGCACAGCGTGATTACCAACGCGTGGCGCGGCGATCCGTATCCGATCGACACGCTGATGATTTTCATGGCCAACATGGCATGGAATTCGTCGATGAACACGATGAAAGTGCGGGAGATGCTGGTCGACAAGCACGCCAGCGGCGAGTACAAGATTCCGTTTCTGGTGGTGTGCGACGCGTTCCAGTCGGAGATGACGGCGTTCGCCGATCTGATCCTGCCCGACACGACCTATCTGGAACGGCACGACGCGATGTCGATGCTCGACCGTCCGATCTCCGAATTCGACGGCCCGGTGGATTCGGTGCGCGTGCCGGTCGTGCCGCCTACCGGCGAATGCAAGCCGTTCCAGGAAGTGCTGATCGAGCTTGCGTCGCGTCTGAAGTTTCCTGCTTTCACGACCGCCGAGGGCGCACGGCGTTATCGCGACTACCCCGACTTCGTCGTCAATTTTACGACTTCACCGGATTCCGGCGTGGGCTTTCTGATCGGCTGGCGCGGCAAGGATGGCGACAAGGCGCTGGTGGGCGAACCGAATCCGAAGCAGTGGGAGCAGTACGCGAAGAACAATTGCGTGTTCCATTACCCGCTGCCCGAGACGCTGCAATATATGCGCAACTGCAACGGGCCGTATCTCGAGTGGGCGGTCAAGCACGGTTTCCGCAAGTTTCGCGAGCCGATCCTGATCCAGCTTTATTCCGACGTGATGCAGAAGTTCAGGCTCGCCGCGCAGGGTCGCAGGAGCGGCAGGCAGCCGCCGGATTACTTGCGCGCGCGTGTGGAGAAGTACTTCGATCCGCTGCCGTTCTGGTATGCGCCGCTCGAAAGCGCGGCGACCGACCTCGACAAGTTTCCGCTCGCCGCGGTGACTCAGCGGCCGATGGCGATGTACCACTCGTGGGACTCGCAGAACGCATGGCTGCGACAGATTCATGGCGAGAACTACCTCTACATGAATCCATTGATGGCGGCCGAAAACGGTATCGCCGACGGCGGCTGGATCTACGCCGAATCGCAATGGGGCCGCGTGCGTTGCATGGCGCGTTTCAGCGAGACCGTCGAGCCGGGCACGGTGTGGACGTGGAACGCGATCGGCAAGGCGTCGGGTGCATGGAGCCTCGGGCCGGGCGCGAACGAATCGCAACGTGGTTTCCTGCTCAATCACCTCATCACCGACGAGTTGCCCAACCGCGCCGACGACGTAGCACGACGCATGTCGAACTCCGATCCGGTGACGGGCCAGGCTGCGTGGTACGACGTGCGCGTACGCATCTATCCGGCAGAGGCGGACGCGCGGCACACGCTGCCGCAATTCGCGGCGATGCCCGCGGTGCCGGGCGAGAACGGCGTGATCTCACGGATCGTGCAGACCTACTTCGCGGGACGAGGGGAGTTCGCGGCGCGGCTGCGCGGCGCGACGGGGCGCAAATAG
- a CDS encoding GntR family transcriptional regulator has translation MSTLAINPPALGGTRYKEVKSAILAALSAGEWKGGECIPSEKRLAERFGVSIGTLRKAIDELCAENILIRHQGLGTFVSMHQRDRHFFRFFRIVRRDGDKAYPVVTLIHFKKARASREVAAVLGVENGARVFQFVNGLALHGKTVLIEHITVPEAHFPGLTETKLRNRPNTLYNFYQDGFGINVVETDERVSVGLASELESAELGVEAGAPLLEIRRIAYSYHRAVVELRVSRLNTEEYEYIGNRPGSNEEK, from the coding sequence ATGAGCACGCTCGCCATTAATCCGCCCGCGCTGGGCGGCACGCGCTACAAAGAGGTCAAGAGCGCGATACTCGCCGCGCTCTCGGCAGGCGAATGGAAAGGCGGCGAATGCATTCCTTCGGAGAAGCGGCTCGCCGAGCGCTTCGGCGTATCAATCGGCACGCTGCGCAAGGCGATCGACGAACTGTGCGCCGAGAACATCCTGATCCGTCACCAGGGACTCGGCACGTTTGTGTCCATGCATCAGCGCGACCGGCATTTTTTTCGTTTCTTCCGGATCGTGCGGCGCGACGGCGACAAGGCCTATCCCGTCGTCACGCTGATCCATTTCAAAAAGGCCCGGGCCTCGCGCGAAGTGGCGGCCGTGCTCGGCGTTGAAAACGGCGCGCGCGTGTTCCAGTTTGTCAACGGCCTGGCGCTGCATGGCAAAACGGTGCTCATCGAACATATCACCGTGCCGGAGGCGCACTTTCCGGGTCTCACCGAAACGAAACTGCGCAACCGGCCGAACACGCTGTACAACTTCTATCAGGATGGTTTCGGCATCAACGTGGTCGAAACCGATGAACGCGTCAGCGTGGGTCTGGCGAGCGAACTGGAAAGCGCCGAGTTAGGCGTCGAGGCCGGGGCGCCCTTGCTGGAGATCCGGCGTATCGCCTACTCGTATCATCGTGCCGTGGTCGAGTTGCGTGTTTCGCGGCTCAACACCGAAGAGTACGAGTACATCGGCAACCGGCCGGGCAGCAACGAAGAAAAGTAG